AATTATTTGGGTATCAGGCAGATTGTCTGTGAGTTGCTGCAATAATTGCTCATAATTTCGGAGTAAATCACGCTCATTTCCATAGATTAAATCATTGACTCCCACCATTAAAAACAACTTATCGGGCTTTGCTTCAAGGATTGACCCTAAGCGTTTTAGAATACCTGATGCGGTATCACCGCTAATCCCTCTATTTTTAATCTTCTCATTATCAAATAACTCTGCCCACTCACATTCTGCCGTAATGCTATCTCCCAAAAAAATGATTTCACCTGTTGATTTTGGTAACATTTCAAACAAATTTTTGCGGTGTTCGTACATACCTGTGAAACCTGCACCGCCACGAACTTTGAAGAGTAGGTAAGAAACACCTCCAAGTCCATTGACGACTTTGACCAAACAAAACAAAAACACCACATTGAAGAAAATAGAAATTATCAATAGTTTATTCATCACTGATTATTTACACTATAATTTTTAGCTAAAGCTATAAAATAAAAAACAGGCAAAAGATGTGAGCGAACCCACACCTAATGCCTGATGGTTAAGTAAAACAGTGGTAAAATCGTGGTTAATAAAGTGAATAGTACGAGTCTATTCCGTGTTTTTTTTTGAAAAATACTGTCATGTTAAGCGCAGACGGTTCATTCTGGACAGTCAAGCCCAATCCTATACAGAATTTAGTAAGCCTGCGCTGAACATAATAGCTTGAAGTGGTATCACTTCAATGATTTTTCAAAACTGAAACAGTCATTAATCTGGTAAATCAATCGTACAATAGCCCTTGTACGTTGTTTTACTGTTTCAGAAGATATTTATGATAGTCAGGTTAAGTACAGACAGGTTGTGTTATATAGCCAAGCCCAATCAACTACATACTTACAACCGCCTGTACCAAACTTGACGAATTGTTACTTTTTTATTTCCTATGAAAGGCAATCCACCTACCAACTTTTGGCGACTTAAAACAATTGAAAAAGGTAAGCCCAAACCCCTCCAACTGATTGTCCGCATACCAAAAAGGATGGTAATTGGTGAATTGCTTTTTTTCATGGCATCATGACTTTAGGTAATTAAAAGTCAAAATTTTCATTTATTGTTATTCTCCAACATCACTTATCACCTCTTTTATATCGTACTTGCGGGTGTGTTCCGTGTGTTTAAAATTCTTATTCGGATTGCTCATTTTGAACAGAGCCGTTATTTGCCTAAGCACAAACAAAGGAATTGCCCACAGTTTATTCCACACCGCTTTGGGAGCTTTAGATAAGTGTAGCACCCAAACCACATTCAAACCAAAAATACCCAATCCTGCATACAATATCAATGTTCCAAAAGGGGCTATCAATATGTCTAACAATCCGATAAAAACAGCAACAAATACCAACAAAAACAAAGGTGGAGTGAGAGTAATCAAGCCAAACAATAATTGATTGAAACTAAAATTCTTGACACCTCTCCACAAAATATTGGAGGAGTTGGGAATGTTCTGAAAATAAGAATACAACCATCGAGTCCTTTGGGTTTCAACCTGTTCTGCTGTTGTCACCTTTTCATCATACACAATCGCGTCTTTGGCATAAGCAATCCGCACATTTTGCTTCAACAAGTGGTTTTGTAGAATCTTATCTTCTTGTAGCATTTTTTTCCACTGTGTCTTACCTTGTTGAATCTCTTTACTGTTCAAGTATTCCCAGTATAGTTTCGTATCTACTGCCATTCCCGAACCAGAAATCACTGAGGATGAACCCAAAAGATACGGCACATAACGCTCAATATAGTTTTTGTAAATCTCACCTGTCGAATCCGCACAAGCATATACTGTATCCAAATTCTTGGCAGTTCGTTGTCCTTGTACTGCTTCAAAACCTGCATGGAAATAACGGTTCAGTTCTGCCAAAAAATTGGGATGCGCCAAATTATCTGCATCAAAAACTGCTGTCACCTCATGCGCCTTTTTGAAGTGTTCCATCGCATAAATAATGGATTTAGCCTTCAGTCTAAGCGGTTCTTCGGGCTTCAATACCATCACCTTTTCCTTGTCCCAGTTTTGAGCAACAATAGATACCCTTGAAATATCACATTCATCTGCAACTAAATAAATTGAGTGCTTATTTCCATTTACTTCTCCATAGTTTTGCTTCAACAAAGACTCTACTAAAGGCACTGCAATATCAGCGTTTTTGTAAGCAGTGATGATACATGCAAAATCCCGTTCTATAGCTTCAATGGCTTCCTGCTCTGTTGGTTCTATCGTGAGTTCTGCTGAAGTTTGAGCCATCATTTGCGACAATTCTTCCCCCTCATCCACAGGAATGATTTCTGGGATGTTTTCTTGTTTTCTGAATTGTGCCATCCATACATTGACAAACGGCAATACTAAAAACAAAAACAGAATCAAATGCAATAATATGTAAATATACTCAAACATGATTATTAGGCTTTTTTACAATAAATATTTGTTGTCGTTTTGGTTTTCTTTTTTTATGGTTTTAACTAAAATAGTGGTAAAAAATAGGGTTTTAAAAATCAACGCAAACTGAGTTTGGCTTCAAAATCTGCTCCTGATTGATGGTAAAAATTCCATAAAATACCTTTCATAAAAGCTTGGATTTGTTTAAAATCTCTTTGTAAGCCATACGAAATCAAATTTTTAGGAATCGTAAATAACACCAAAAACAAAACAAAAGCAAGCCATTGAAGATTTGAAGCATGGCGACGCATAAACAAAATACGATTGCGGGTGATGTAGTAGGTTTTCAAAGCACTCAGTTTTCCTACCGAAAGAGACTCCTTGTGGTAAATCAGTGCATTGGGTTCTACATATATTTCATAACCTCCTTTGCGAATGCGTTCACACCAATCCAATTCTTCGTAATACAAAAAGAAAGTTTCTGCCATCAATCCTACACGATCAATTACTTCCCGTTTGACCATCATTGCTGCACCATGAGCATAAGGTGTTGGGACAGGTTTGGAATATTGCCCTTCATCTATTTCATGTTCTCCAATCGTGGTATTGCGAGCAGTATAAGGATTGATTCGTGTAAAACCTGCATACTGAATGCGATTCGGTTCATCGTAATAACATATCTTGGGGCTAACCATTCCCAGATTGGGAATATCTTCAAATAATGTCAAAAGTTTCTCAATCACATTTTCGGTCATTTCTGTATCGTTGTTCACGAAAAAAAGATACTCTCCCTTTGCAGCCTCAACCCCTAGGTTATTGCCGCCTGCAAATCCAAGATTTTTTTCGCTCAAAATAACCGTCACATTGGGAAAGAGTGCGTTAATCAAGGGTTTAGGGCTTTCCTTAGAATTGTTATCTACTACAATCACCTCATAGTTTGGGTAACTAATATTTTTAAGCGATTGAAGCAATTCATAGGTCGCTTGGGTTTGGTTGTAGTTAATAGTTATCAGGGAAACCAATGGTTGAGTGCTGTTCTTTTTCATGACCTAAATATTTGGAATGATAGAAACTTCAATTTTAATTAAACAATTAGGGTTTATTGGTTCTAAGAGTCGGTTTAAGGTTAGTTGTCTTTTGGAGTAGTGGTTTTATACTGCTTCGTGTTGAAACATTGCAGGTATGGTTTTAAAGATTATCTTCAAATCGTACCACAGTGAAAATCGTTTTGCATATTCTATATCCAATTCCATGCGTTCTGTCACCGACATATTGTCTTTTC
The Chitinophagales bacterium genome window above contains:
- a CDS encoding glycosyltransferase family 2 protein, yielding MKKNSTQPLVSLITINYNQTQATYELLQSLKNISYPNYEVIVVDNNSKESPKPLINALFPNVTVILSEKNLGFAGGNNLGVEAAKGEYLFFVNNDTEMTENVIEKLLTLFEDIPNLGMVSPKICYYDEPNRIQYAGFTRINPYTARNTTIGEHEIDEGQYSKPVPTPYAHGAAMMVKREVIDRVGLMAETFFLYYEELDWCERIRKGGYEIYVEPNALIYHKESLSVGKLSALKTYYITRNRILFMRRHASNLQWLAFVLFLVLFTIPKNLISYGLQRDFKQIQAFMKGILWNFYHQSGADFEAKLSLR
- a CDS encoding GDSL-type esterase/lipase family protein, producing the protein MNKLLIISIFFNVVFLFCLVKVVNGLGGVSYLLFKVRGGAGFTGMYEHRKNLFEMLPKSTGEIIFLGDSITAECEWAELFDNEKIKNRGISGDTASGILKRLGSILEAKPDKLFLMVGVNDLIYGNERDLLRNYEQLLQQLTDNLPDTQIIVQSILPINSQVRKMNIENKTILYVNQKIKDLSDKFGLVYADLYAVMADDQQRLKAEYTQDGIHINGSAYLVWKTVVEKWIED
- a CDS encoding glycosyltransferase, whose product is MFEYIYILLHLILFLFLVLPFVNVWMAQFRKQENIPEIIPVDEGEELSQMMAQTSAELTIEPTEQEAIEAIERDFACIITAYKNADIAVPLVESLLKQNYGEVNGNKHSIYLVADECDISRVSIVAQNWDKEKVMVLKPEEPLRLKAKSIIYAMEHFKKAHEVTAVFDADNLAHPNFLAELNRYFHAGFEAVQGQRTAKNLDTVYACADSTGEIYKNYIERYVPYLLGSSSVISGSGMAVDTKLYWEYLNSKEIQQGKTQWKKMLQEDKILQNHLLKQNVRIAYAKDAIVYDEKVTTAEQVETQRTRWLYSYFQNIPNSSNILWRGVKNFSFNQLLFGLITLTPPLFLLVFVAVFIGLLDILIAPFGTLILYAGLGIFGLNVVWVLHLSKAPKAVWNKLWAIPLFVLRQITALFKMSNPNKNFKHTEHTRKYDIKEVISDVGE